One region of Prinia subflava isolate CZ2003 ecotype Zambia chromosome 6, Cam_Psub_1.2, whole genome shotgun sequence genomic DNA includes:
- the TMEM177 gene encoding transmembrane protein 177 isoform X1 produces the protein MKMPHTVRVAVRYLQWLSICADSCRRLDLAMAVRFLRKASVWLKKHKITVVAVSCMGLLGTNLSYHVFPEQTFKLLHECWSQGQPAELSESLCGVFQDVLRDIGVKSTDSYRAFAASGFHPVSAGIPWLPSGCLVGIPPNFDSTAQDKKGIVNHVVVINGKQVDWESSEGTALKEALTFSPEAQRFAIAREVVYLQSGSALASAAVAPACLAGTFVSGSALQLLLGLSRGPVILRGLCNLVTAMGGLLCFCVSSDAVTHHLDCRADRRAARLSQDYARGGLEFYDKILSRNRIFRGLMGKEGMKIYAPSGNLFPRHWFRIKYTPYTYRRSLIVNILTELQASDGSA, from the exons ATGAAGATGCCACACACGGTTAGGGTTGCAGTGAGATATCTGCAGTGGCTGAGCATCTGCGCTGACTCTTGCAGAAG GTTAGATTTGGCTATGGCAGTGCGGTTCCTGCGGAAGGCATCTGTGTGGTTAAAGAAGCACAAGATCACGGTGGTGGCTGTTTCTTGCATGGGACTGCTTGGCACTAACCTTTCCTATCATGTGTTTCCTGAGCAGACATTCAAACTGTTGCACGAGTGCTGGTCACAGGGGCAGCCAGCTGAGCTTTCGGAGTCGCTCTGTGGTGTGTTTCAGGATGTCCTTCGAGATATTGGTGTCAAGTCCACTGACTCCTACAGAGCCTTTGCAGCCTCTGGCTTCCACCCTGTGAGCGCTGGAattccctggctgccctcaggCTGTTTGGTGGGCATCCCACCTAACTTTGATAGCACAGCTCAGGATAAAAAAGGAATAGTCAACCATGTTGTTGTAATAAACGGCAAGCAAGTAGACTGGGAGAGCAGTGAAGGCACGGCTTTGAAGGAGGCTCTCACATTTTCCCCTGAAGCTCAGAGGTTTGCCATTGCCAGGGAGGTGGTGTACTTGCAGAGCGGCAGCGCTTTGGCGAGCGCCGCTGTGGCTCCggcctgcctggctgggacGTTTGTGAGTGGGAGCgcgctgcagctgctgctggggctgtccagGGGCCCTGTGATCCTCCGCGGCCTCTGTAACCTCGTCACCGCCATGGGAGGGCTGCTCTGCTTCTGCGTCTCTTCCGACGCCGTCACCCACCACCTGGACTGCAGGGCCGACAGGAGGGCGGCCAGGCTCTCCCAGGACTACGCCAGAGGGGGCCTAGAATTTTATGATAAAATCTTGTCCCGCAACAGGATTTTTCGTGGTCTGATGGGCAAAGAAGGGATGAAAATCTATGCCCCGAGTGGTAACCTTTTCCCAAGGCACTGGTTCAGAATAAAGTATACCCCATACACTTACCGGAGAAGTTTGATTGTTAATATTTTAACAGAGCTCCAGGCATCAGATGGGAGTGCTTGA
- the TMEM177 gene encoding transmembrane protein 177 isoform X2, with amino-acid sequence MAVRFLRKASVWLKKHKITVVAVSCMGLLGTNLSYHVFPEQTFKLLHECWSQGQPAELSESLCGVFQDVLRDIGVKSTDSYRAFAASGFHPVSAGIPWLPSGCLVGIPPNFDSTAQDKKGIVNHVVVINGKQVDWESSEGTALKEALTFSPEAQRFAIAREVVYLQSGSALASAAVAPACLAGTFVSGSALQLLLGLSRGPVILRGLCNLVTAMGGLLCFCVSSDAVTHHLDCRADRRAARLSQDYARGGLEFYDKILSRNRIFRGLMGKEGMKIYAPSGNLFPRHWFRIKYTPYTYRRSLIVNILTELQASDGSA; translated from the coding sequence ATGGCAGTGCGGTTCCTGCGGAAGGCATCTGTGTGGTTAAAGAAGCACAAGATCACGGTGGTGGCTGTTTCTTGCATGGGACTGCTTGGCACTAACCTTTCCTATCATGTGTTTCCTGAGCAGACATTCAAACTGTTGCACGAGTGCTGGTCACAGGGGCAGCCAGCTGAGCTTTCGGAGTCGCTCTGTGGTGTGTTTCAGGATGTCCTTCGAGATATTGGTGTCAAGTCCACTGACTCCTACAGAGCCTTTGCAGCCTCTGGCTTCCACCCTGTGAGCGCTGGAattccctggctgccctcaggCTGTTTGGTGGGCATCCCACCTAACTTTGATAGCACAGCTCAGGATAAAAAAGGAATAGTCAACCATGTTGTTGTAATAAACGGCAAGCAAGTAGACTGGGAGAGCAGTGAAGGCACGGCTTTGAAGGAGGCTCTCACATTTTCCCCTGAAGCTCAGAGGTTTGCCATTGCCAGGGAGGTGGTGTACTTGCAGAGCGGCAGCGCTTTGGCGAGCGCCGCTGTGGCTCCggcctgcctggctgggacGTTTGTGAGTGGGAGCgcgctgcagctgctgctggggctgtccagGGGCCCTGTGATCCTCCGCGGCCTCTGTAACCTCGTCACCGCCATGGGAGGGCTGCTCTGCTTCTGCGTCTCTTCCGACGCCGTCACCCACCACCTGGACTGCAGGGCCGACAGGAGGGCGGCCAGGCTCTCCCAGGACTACGCCAGAGGGGGCCTAGAATTTTATGATAAAATCTTGTCCCGCAACAGGATTTTTCGTGGTCTGATGGGCAAAGAAGGGATGAAAATCTATGCCCCGAGTGGTAACCTTTTCCCAAGGCACTGGTTCAGAATAAAGTATACCCCATACACTTACCGGAGAAGTTTGATTGTTAATATTTTAACAGAGCTCCAGGCATCAGATGGGAGTGCTTGA